CAATAAAAACTACGTTCTGTCTCAAAAAGAAAAACTAAATCAATACTTCGATAACATTGAAGGCAAAAAATTAGACGATCAACAACGATCGGCATTAATAACAGACGAATATTCAAACTTGATTATCGCTGGCGCAGGTTCGGGGAAAACCTTAACTATTCTGGGTAAGGTAAAATATTTAATAGAGCAGAAAAAAGTAAAACCTGAAAACATTTTACTTTTATCATTTACTAAAAAAACGGTCGATGAATTAAACGAAAGGCTAAAAAACATCGGCCTGGACGCACGGGCAACTACTTTCCATAAACTGGGTTACGATACCATAAAGAAATACCACGCAATTGTTCCTGCTGTAACAAATGCAAACACATTAAGCAATGTTGTAAAAGCATACTTAGAGAAAGATATTTTTAATAATGCAGAAGCGCTGGAAGCCTACATCGTGTATGTTGCGTGTTATATGAATATTCCGGAAGAACACGAAAGTTACAATTCGCTTGGCGAGAAATTAGATACCGAAAAAGGGGTCGATTTTCAGACTTTAAAAGCGAAATGCGAACCGGAACCGTTAAACAAAGTGGCAAAATCAGTCCTGGACACGATGCAGGGCGAAAAAGTAAAAAGTGTTGAAGAACTTACCATCGCAAATTTTTTGTATTTGAATGGCATTGAGTACGAATATGAAAAACCATATCCTTTCGGCAATACAATGTATCGCCCCGATTTTTATCTGAAAGAGTACGATATTTATTTAGAACATTTTGGCGTTGACGAAAATAATAGGGCAAAATGGCTTACACCCTTTAATGAAAAAAAATATCTCGAGGATATGGAGTTAAAAAGAGAAACTCACAAGACGCACAACACCAAACTTTTAGAAACATATTCCTATTACAATCGCAACAAGATTTTGCTTGACAAATTAAGAGAAATGTTGAACAACGAAAATGTAGCTTTTAAGCCAAGAGACGTAAAAAGGATCTACACAAAAGTGGCAGATAAAGACAAAAATTTTGGCAAAGAAATTACAAAACTAATTGAAACATTTATCAACCTCAGCAAATCAAGACAATTAAACTACGATTCGATCACCTCTTTATTTTCAGACAAGAATAAAATGCATAACCAGTTTATGCTTGAAAGACAGGGAATTTTTTTAAAGTTTGCGCTCCAGATTCTCAAAAAATACGACAATGTGCTTAAAGAGATAAGCGAAATTGATTTTAATGATATGATAAATCAGGCAACTGACCTTATAAAAGAAAACAAACCGCAATACAGCTATCAGCATATTATCATAGACGAATATCAGGACATTTCATATTCACGTTTTAATTTAATCGAAAAAATTCGGGAGTTATCAGGAGCAAGATTAATTTGTGTTGGAGACGATTGGCAGTCCATTTATCGGTTCGCGGGTAGCGACATTTCGTTGTTTAGTAATTTTGAAAAATATGTTGGTAAATACGAGCAGTTGTTTATCGAACAAACGTATCGCAATTCACAATCGCTTATTGACATAACTTCTAAATACATTCAAAAGAACAAAAAACAAATTCAAAAAAATCCAAAATCTAAAAAAGAACCTTTAGAAAACCCAATTAAGTTTGTTTATTATTCACAAGACAACGCCGAAGATGTTTTCATAAATGAAATCCAGGCGCTAATAGACAAAAATGGTAACACACCAGTTTTGGTTTTAGGACGTCATAGTTTTGACATAAATGAATTTATTAAGCTCACGCCAAACAGTAAAATAAAATATGACGAACGCAGCGACAAATTAGAAATAAAAGGCTTTGAAGACATTGACATTAAATTCATAACGGTTCACAAATCAAAAGGTTTAGAAGCAGACAATGTAATGGTGTTAAACCTGAAAAATCACTTACTTGGCTTTCCGAACAAAATGACAGACGATCCGATGTTGTCGTTGTTGCTTAGCGATGATGAAGAATACCGTTTTGCAGAAGAACGAAGATTGTTTTATGTAGCACTAACAAGAACGAAAAACGAAGTCGTACTGCTTATCCCGACTGATGTTTCTCTGTTCGCTGAAGAATTAATAGCAGACAACGATTTTTTATTTACTGCAAACAATGAAAAACGAAGCAAAACAAATTGTCCATATTGTCAAACCGGTCATCTCGTAATTAGACATAACTCCATTAAAAACAATCAATTTTTAGGTTGTTCCCATTATCCCGTTTGTAATCAAACTTTTAGCAATATCGAAATTTTAGAAGACAAGATACTTTGTCCGGGTTGCGAAAGTGGGTTTATGACAAAAAGAAACGGAAAATACGGAGATTTTCTTGGATGTACTAATTATCCTAAATGCACAAACACGATAAATTTACAATGACAATTCCTGAAAAGTGAATAACAGTTTGGTGCAATAATTAATTCCTTTTCTTCTGATCTTCGAAGTACTAATTAAACGCTTGTAGATATCTCGTTACGCATGCATTTGTTTCCCATGATTTAATATTGAATTTAATTCCAATATATAAAACGTTTAATTCTTCAAAAGGAGACAGGCTGCCATCAATCCAAAGGCATTTTGATAAGTTTTTAATCTCCAAAAACAGCTTACGAAATAGTAAAAAAACATGATGCCAAAAACAAATACTTGGAAGAATTCCTAACCATCTTTCTCGATTTAGAGAACACAACCGGATTTGATTACTTAAAATTTAGGGAAACTATTCAGCCTTTGATAACGATTGCCAGTAATAATGGGTTCTTGTTTATGAGAGAATAATTAAGATTTAGGCATTACCTACTATGCTTTAAATTATTTTAGATAAAAATGTAATTATTTTAAAAACAAGTGTATATACTTGTTTTAGGGTGTTTTTTTATGTTTATTTTTGAAAAGATAATGAATATGCATATTGGCTTAATAGGTGGGATATGCATTAAATCAAAATTACTAGATATTTCTTTTGGTATAGCTGATTGTAGAGATGACGGGGTTGAAAATTTACTACGGAAAGGACTTATAAAATCGAGAAGGATTAATGTTACGGAAAATCCGAATGCAAAACCGGAAAACTTCATTTGTAGATGATAAAATCTTAAACTTTAGAAATTATGAAAACGAGAATTTCTTTAGCAATAGTGTTGCTATTGGTTGCTGTGGCTAGTTGGGGGCAATGCAATTGTGCTCCCGATTCATTAAAAAATAAAAGAAACGATATTTCGGGAAATGAATTAGGCGTACAACCATACAATGCCGTTACACATCTTTTTGTAAAACGAATGTATAGCGATTTTCATCCGTCAACAGCATCATTTATTCGAAAAGACGTATTGATTACGGCTAATCATTGCTTGATAAGAAGTCCTTTTATCTCAAAAATAAAAATGAGTATAAGCGGAGTTGTTGTCGAGTTAAAGAAAAGAGATTTTAAAATATATCATTATCATCGGTCATTATTTCATAAAAAGTCAAAGGATATTGCAATACTGGTTTTAACTTCACAAGGAGTCGAGAAAATTGAAAGTTTAAAATATTCATTTTTTGATGCTTATGCATTTAATAATTCAACTCAGGAAAATCTAAAAATACATCTTACTGGGTTCCCTTGCGATAGACAAGATAAATTGGTTGACAAATTTTGTTCATTTAGAGAACTAAAATCAAGCAACAACGCTGTTACTGTTGGTTATCCCAATCTATTCACTTGTAAAGGAGATAGTGGAGCACCGTTATGGTATGAGGATAATGGATATTTTAAATTGATTTCAATTCATCACGGAGGTAATGATTTCGGTGCATTTGGAACGGATGCAGTAAATATCGGAACGAAAATTACTGATGATGTAATCACTTGGATAAACAGTAAGATTTCAAACAATTAAAAATTATGGCATATTATAGCTTGCTTCCCGCAGATGTACAATCATTACTTTTAGAAAGGCACAATATACGACGTCAACTTTTGCTTTTTGATAAGATATTTCTATTTCACGATTTTGAAGTTTATAAGAATATTGAAAAAGAGGTATTAATGATAGCAGAACAGGCCGGATTAGTAGCCTATGAATATATGAAAAGTTTTTATCGTGATATTGAAGAATTATGGAAAATTGGCAAAGCGGAACAAATCAATATAAATATTATCGGTTTAGAAACAGATGCTGATGCGATAAAATCAAAGGAAGAATATTTATATCATAAACAAAAAAGCGAATTTGCTATCAATCGCCTTGATTCAGGTGAAATTATTTCAGAAGATGAGTTTTTAGAATCAGCAACGCACGGATTGTTGAAGAGTAGTCTGGAAAATAGAATTGCGGCAGCATATTATAACAAACATAATTTCAAAGGCGGAAAAATAATTCCCTTAATAAGTAAAATTGAGAATCAAAAAATTGAGAATATGTCTGAAATGCTATTAGTAACATTGAATAAACTGCCAATCATAAATGAGGCGGTTCCAATAACTGAAATAGTGCAATATAAGAGTGAAAAAAATCTTGACTATGCAAAGCTGTTAAATTGGTTAAACACTCTTAATACAGAAAATTTTAACTTTAATGAATTTAACGACAAAATAAATTTTTTAAAATTAGAATATGAAGAAAATTTAAAACTACATAGACTAAAATATTCTTATTCAACTTTTCAGACAATCATTTCGTGTACAGCAAATGTTATAGAAAACTCATTAAAGCTAAAAATAGGAGATGCTGTTAATACTATTTTTGATATTAAAAAGCAAAAAATAGAATTGTTACAACAAGAGAAAACATTGCCCGGTTCGGAACTGTCTTATGTTGTAGCTGCAAACACAAAATTTTAGACTTCTCTGGCTTCCCCGCTGTCCGAAGTGTTCTAGCCTAACGCTAAGTAAATGTCTTTGACTTTGCGTAATTTTTTTATGTTCTTGTAAAATCAAAACCCCGCCCCGGATCCCCGCAGTGTTCCTAATGAAACGCTGGCATATGTCTTCTACTTAGCGCAATTTTTTTAATGTACTTGTAAATTCAAAATCTCTTAAAGTCTCCCTACAGTAAATAACTGTTTTATGCAATTTGGTTTTATTGTATAGAGTAGAGCTAAGCAATTATTCTCCTGCTCTCCCAAGGGCTCTTAAAAGTTACACAAACGTCTTTTTAGATTTTACGGATAAACAAGTCTATTTTAAAAACTTTTTAAAATTGCTAAAGTACTGAAAGTTGAAAATAGGTATTTACACTTGATTCATTTTTTAGTAAAGAACTATTTTGGCTTTCAAAATCTATTAAATGTGGAAAACCGTAAAATGGAATAAAAATAGTTTTGCATTTTTGATAAAAAGTTAGTTAAACTCTTTATTGACAAAAAAATAAAATCCATTTTCGAAAAATTCAACGAATATTCAAATTTATCAATGAGATACATTCCTAATTTAATCCCAGAAAAATCACAAGTGTTAAAGGAATATTTTAAAG
The Flavobacterium flavigenum genome window above contains:
- a CDS encoding UvrD-helicase domain-containing protein is translated as MILTISIVSVVIISALLVYRQLIEKKKYQDTTYLSNLQQIILFFDTIQNFDDYVTWVQRDEIKTRFSAVGKYFKNKTSFYRKEESIKKFNDVFQDFDNYIMEYNKNYVLSQKEKLNQYFDNIEGKKLDDQQRSALITDEYSNLIIAGAGSGKTLTILGKVKYLIEQKKVKPENILLLSFTKKTVDELNERLKNIGLDARATTFHKLGYDTIKKYHAIVPAVTNANTLSNVVKAYLEKDIFNNAEALEAYIVYVACYMNIPEEHESYNSLGEKLDTEKGVDFQTLKAKCEPEPLNKVAKSVLDTMQGEKVKSVEELTIANFLYLNGIEYEYEKPYPFGNTMYRPDFYLKEYDIYLEHFGVDENNRAKWLTPFNEKKYLEDMELKRETHKTHNTKLLETYSYYNRNKILLDKLREMLNNENVAFKPRDVKRIYTKVADKDKNFGKEITKLIETFINLSKSRQLNYDSITSLFSDKNKMHNQFMLERQGIFLKFALQILKKYDNVLKEISEIDFNDMINQATDLIKENKPQYSYQHIIIDEYQDISYSRFNLIEKIRELSGARLICVGDDWQSIYRFAGSDISLFSNFEKYVGKYEQLFIEQTYRNSQSLIDITSKYIQKNKKQIQKNPKSKKEPLENPIKFVYYSQDNAEDVFINEIQALIDKNGNTPVLVLGRHSFDINEFIKLTPNSKIKYDERSDKLEIKGFEDIDIKFITVHKSKGLEADNVMVLNLKNHLLGFPNKMTDDPMLSLLLSDDEEYRFAEERRLFYVALTRTKNEVVLLIPTDVSLFAEELIADNDFLFTANNEKRSKTNCPYCQTGHLVIRHNSIKNNQFLGCSHYPVCNQTFSNIEILEDKILCPGCESGFMTKRNGKYGDFLGCTNYPKCTNTINLQ
- a CDS encoding trypsin-like serine peptidase yields the protein MKTRISLAIVLLLVAVASWGQCNCAPDSLKNKRNDISGNELGVQPYNAVTHLFVKRMYSDFHPSTASFIRKDVLITANHCLIRSPFISKIKMSISGVVVELKKRDFKIYHYHRSLFHKKSKDIAILVLTSQGVEKIESLKYSFFDAYAFNNSTQENLKIHLTGFPCDRQDKLVDKFCSFRELKSSNNAVTVGYPNLFTCKGDSGAPLWYEDNGYFKLISIHHGGNDFGAFGTDAVNIGTKITDDVITWINSKISNN